In a single window of the Myxococcus fulvus genome:
- a CDS encoding TIGR02996 domain-containing protein codes for MAKLSYGKVLERVIQVLDDFFSGFDPITPAPAPVSDVPPGLREPELEAAILREPENDDGYLVYGDWLQAHGDPRGELVALQHAELLATGAEKKALEKQVGDFLERHAEGLLGELYFRDSFHPSRYSGRSSGRVYWHWHLGFIQRAWFGSNHAYTLDVPRVLTNLLTHPSARFLRALTVGLLDNDADSNHYEGIIQLIVRHAPATLRELKVADVLENEFGLSRVRLGDVSSLYAALPKLHTLILRGDMVLGAMHLPELRELTIETSGLSRESLRSILSARWPKLEKLVLWFGSPEHGGDVSFEDVRPLLDGAGMPRLVHLGLCNAGFTDAVCEALPSAPVLRRLTRLDLSLGTMTRVGATALLGNEGSFAHLEMLVLTENLLDASSVEALEMRFPAVWLEDQRDAGGSARTVAYRD; via the coding sequence ATGGCGAAACTCAGTTACGGGAAAGTGCTGGAACGGGTCATCCAGGTGCTGGATGACTTCTTCTCGGGATTCGACCCAATCACCCCGGCGCCTGCTCCCGTGTCCGATGTACCCCCGGGGCTTCGGGAGCCGGAGCTGGAGGCCGCCATCCTCCGGGAGCCGGAGAACGACGACGGCTATCTCGTCTATGGGGATTGGCTGCAGGCGCACGGAGACCCGCGAGGCGAGCTGGTGGCGCTCCAGCATGCGGAGCTGCTCGCCACGGGGGCCGAGAAGAAGGCGCTGGAGAAGCAGGTCGGCGACTTCCTGGAGCGCCATGCGGAGGGATTGCTCGGGGAGCTGTACTTCAGGGACAGCTTCCATCCCTCGCGCTACTCGGGGCGCTCGAGCGGGCGGGTGTACTGGCACTGGCACCTGGGCTTCATCCAGCGGGCGTGGTTCGGGAGCAATCATGCCTACACGCTGGACGTGCCTCGGGTGCTGACGAACCTGCTCACGCATCCCTCCGCTCGCTTCTTGCGTGCGTTGACGGTGGGGTTGCTCGACAACGACGCGGATTCGAATCACTACGAAGGCATCATCCAGCTCATCGTGAGACACGCGCCCGCGACGCTGCGGGAGCTGAAGGTCGCGGATGTGCTGGAGAACGAGTTCGGCCTCTCGCGCGTCCGACTTGGAGATGTGTCGTCCCTCTACGCGGCGCTGCCGAAGCTGCACACGTTGATACTGCGTGGGGACATGGTGCTCGGCGCCATGCACCTGCCGGAACTGCGCGAGCTGACCATCGAGACCTCGGGGCTGTCGCGCGAGTCCCTGCGGTCCATCCTCTCGGCGCGCTGGCCGAAGCTGGAGAAGCTGGTGCTCTGGTTCGGGTCGCCCGAGCACGGGGGTGACGTCTCGTTCGAGGACGTGCGTCCGCTGCTCGACGGCGCGGGGATGCCCAGGCTCGTGCACCTGGGGCTGTGCAACGCGGGGTTCACGGATGCGGTGTGCGAGGCGCTGCCCTCGGCGCCAGTGCTGCGGCGGCTCACGCGGCTGGACCTGTCGCTGGGCACGATGACGCGCGTGGGTGCGACGGCGCTCCTGGGGAACGAGGGCTCGTTCGCGCATCTGGAGATGCTGGTCCTCACGGAGAACTTGTTGGATGCGTCGAGCGTGGAGGCGCTGGAGATGCGCTTCCCCGCGGTCTGGCTGGAGGACCAGCGTGACGCGGGTGGGTCCGCGCGCACCGTGGCCTATCGGGACTGA